The Terriglobus sp. TAA 43 sequence CATCTTGAACCCACGGTATTTGCTCCGGGCAAGGGTGTCCGTAGCTCCGTTCCGCAGCGTCTTTCGTCGGAGCGCAGAATTGCGGAAAATTACCATCGGTCAAAAGGGAGCGCGGAAATCTCTGCGGCAACCGGACCAGAACATGCTCACTATTCGGAAGGCCGAGCTTACCAGGAACGCCGGTCTGACACACCCGAAGAGATGCGTGAGCGCAATCGGCCCGATGAGGCCGAGCGCCTGCATCGCCCCGTCGATATGCGCGCAAACGACGTCGACGATAACGGCTACTACGACCACCAGATGGACCGCAAGGGTGGTTCGTCTTTTGTCCCGCCTGCGCCGCGTTCGCCTTCCGATCTCAATTCCGCTCCGGGCGGTCTTTATATTCCACCGCGCGTCCCTCCCTCCCGGCCCTCGTCTGCATCGGTAGATTCGTCGGAGCGCCGTGCGATGCGTCCGCTCGACCCGGAGCCGGGTAACGCCCATGTACTCGACAACTCCCGCGCGCGCCGTCGCGAATCGGCAACGGACATTTCGGCTCGCACATCTCGTCGCTCGCGCGAGGAATCCGCCTCCCGGCCTGTGAGCGGAATGTCGGCAGCTTCGGAGGGCGGTGAAGCTCCGAATGTGATGCGTCGTCTTCCCACGGATGGCCGCTGGTCTGATGCCGGTATGCCTCCAGAGCAGCGAGAGGAATCCTCGCGTTCGCGAGAAGAGCGTCCGGAATGGCTGGGACGAGATACACGGGTACCTTCCGATGAATCGTCGCGCCCGGACCGCCTTGCAGCGGAATCTCTTGAGCGCCAGGAGCGTGTTTCCTCGCGCGAACATCGCGCTTATGGCGAAGAGAGCTCCCCTGAAGAGCAGGGCCCGCGTCCGTCCGGAGATACTCTCCAGCAATCGCGCGAACGAGTTGCCGCGCGCTGGTTCGCTTTGAAGGGACTGGTGGGGAACACGGAAACTCCTTCTGATCCGGCTCTCCCCGCACGAGACAAGGCTGTACCGGTGCCAACACTTTGCGTCATGTCACTGTCTGGTGGTGTGGGGAAAACCAGCATGGTGGCCACCGTCGGACGCAACCTGTCAGCCATGGGCGAACGAGTGTTGCTGGCCGACGTCACCTCCCAGGGACTACTCCCGTATTACTTCGGCGCACGCGAACTGCGGCCCGATGTCGTGCGGACCTTCTCGCCTCCTCCACATAGCAAGGCCGCGCCGGTCTTCATGGTGAACTACGAGGCGGAGCGGCTGAATGGGAATGCTGAAGGGC is a genomic window containing:
- a CDS encoding cellulose synthase operon protein YhjQ/BcsQ — protein: MDDSSMNPAEDENRTEAPETPEDVAVLYTWANVHGGKYRDFSAERREHRAQQRHRMVEAQRQAELDAARTMEEAAARELEEARLREQGAADETDRKEAEEARQLAEEHANRERAAAQRHVETAENLKRAMEDAQRQMEDARRRAEEQAARYAEADARYRDSRREYLPGEIDDPYYYAGHLEPTVFAPGKGVRSSVPQRLSSERRIAENYHRSKGSAEISAATGPEHAHYSEGRAYQERRSDTPEEMRERNRPDEAERLHRPVDMRANDVDDNGYYDHQMDRKGGSSFVPPAPRSPSDLNSAPGGLYIPPRVPPSRPSSASVDSSERRAMRPLDPEPGNAHVLDNSRARRRESATDISARTSRRSREESASRPVSGMSAASEGGEAPNVMRRLPTDGRWSDAGMPPEQREESSRSREERPEWLGRDTRVPSDESSRPDRLAAESLERQERVSSREHRAYGEESSPEEQGPRPSGDTLQQSRERVAARWFALKGLVGNTETPSDPALPARDKAVPVPTLCVMSLSGGVGKTSMVATVGRNLSAMGERVLLADVTSQGLLPYYFGARELRPDVVRTFSPPPHSKAAPVFMVNYEAERLNGNAEGQAALLEEIAHHTRGTQRVLLDLNTSSAWLGRSLAEKQAKILVPITPDMNSVLGIKNMERFFAGTQDAEGRPVRPYYVLNQFDASLPLHLDVREVLRQQLGDRLLPVMIRRSPAVAEALAEGMTVMDYAPESPVAEDYMHLAEWARNLAAPAQNSMRNTRWSER